From the genome of Glycine max cultivar Williams 82 chromosome 2, Glycine_max_v4.0, whole genome shotgun sequence, one region includes:
- the LOC100527354 gene encoding WUSCHEL-related homeobox 8 isoform X2, with translation MVNAMEWQKQRCWQPNRNAEMMCVKVMTDEQLEILRKQIAVYATICEQLIEMHKNISAHQDLAGIRLGNMYCDPLLGSGGLKIASRQRWTPTAMQLQILERIFDQGIGTPTKEKIKEITNELSQHGQISETNVYNWFQNRRARSKRKQQNVAPSANAESEVETEVDSKDKKTKPDEFQAPPSVSAGPADNLGFQNHDSLQYLNPESNKPDSVFPSDGTRNFHHVPAFDGLLSNSRSNYLTGKLETPENYELYQPAGDYNIAGQPPICPHIPDVTPAVKKQNDQRRAI, from the exons ATGGTGAACGCGATGGAGTGGCAGAAGCAGCGTTGTTGGCAACCAAACAGAAACGCGGAAATGATGTGCGTGAAAGTGATGACCGACGAACAGCTCGAGATTCTGCGCAAACAGATTGCGGTTTACGCAACAATCTGCGAACAACTCATCGAGATGCACAAAAACATCTCTGCACACCAAGATCTCGCAG GTATTAGGCTGGGGAATATGTATTGTGATCCATTGTTGGGGTCTGGTGGTCTCAAAATAGCTTCAAGGCAGCGGTGGACTCCAACTGCTATGCAGCTTCAGATTCTGGAGCGAATATTTGATCAAGGGATTGGGACTCCCACCAAGGAAAAGATCAAGGAGATCACTAATGAGCTCAGCCAGCATGGTCAGATTTCTGAGACCAATGTGTATAATTGGTTCCAGAACAGGCGGGCTCGCTCCAAAAGAAAGCAGCAGAATGTGGCGCCTAGTGCTAATGCTGAATCAGAAGTGGAGACTGAGGTTGATTCTAAGGATAAGAAGACAAAGCCGGACGAATTTCAGGCCCCTCCTAGCGTTTCTGCTGGGCCTGCTGATAATTTAGGCTTCCAGAACCATGATAGTTTGCAGTACTTGAATCCAGAATCCAACAAACCAGATTCTGTCTTCCCGTCTGATGGGACCAGAAATTTTCATCATGTGCCTGCTTTTGATGGGCTGCTATCAAACTCAA GGAGCAACTATCTTACTGGAAAACTGGAAACACCTGAGAACTACGAATTATACCAGCCAGCAGGTGACTACAACATTGCAG GTCAACCTCCAATTTGTCCGCACATTCCTGACGTGACACCAGCTGTTAAGAAACAAAATGATCAGAGACGAGCAATTTAG
- the LOC100527354 gene encoding WUSCHEL-related homeobox 8 isoform X1, whose protein sequence is MVNAMEWQKQRCWQPNRNAEMMCVKVMTDEQLEILRKQIAVYATICEQLIEMHKNISAHQDLAGIRLGNMYCDPLLGSGGLKIASRQRWTPTAMQLQILERIFDQGIGTPTKEKIKEITNELSQHGQISETNVYNWFQNRRARSKRKQQNVAPSANAESEVETEVDSKDKKTKPDEFQAPPSVSAGPADNLGFQNHDSLQYLNPESNKPDSVFPSDGTRNFHHVPAFDGLLSNSRSNYLTGKLETPENYELYQPAGDYNIAVLCSLGQPPICPHIPDVTPAVKKQNDQRRAI, encoded by the exons ATGGTGAACGCGATGGAGTGGCAGAAGCAGCGTTGTTGGCAACCAAACAGAAACGCGGAAATGATGTGCGTGAAAGTGATGACCGACGAACAGCTCGAGATTCTGCGCAAACAGATTGCGGTTTACGCAACAATCTGCGAACAACTCATCGAGATGCACAAAAACATCTCTGCACACCAAGATCTCGCAG GTATTAGGCTGGGGAATATGTATTGTGATCCATTGTTGGGGTCTGGTGGTCTCAAAATAGCTTCAAGGCAGCGGTGGACTCCAACTGCTATGCAGCTTCAGATTCTGGAGCGAATATTTGATCAAGGGATTGGGACTCCCACCAAGGAAAAGATCAAGGAGATCACTAATGAGCTCAGCCAGCATGGTCAGATTTCTGAGACCAATGTGTATAATTGGTTCCAGAACAGGCGGGCTCGCTCCAAAAGAAAGCAGCAGAATGTGGCGCCTAGTGCTAATGCTGAATCAGAAGTGGAGACTGAGGTTGATTCTAAGGATAAGAAGACAAAGCCGGACGAATTTCAGGCCCCTCCTAGCGTTTCTGCTGGGCCTGCTGATAATTTAGGCTTCCAGAACCATGATAGTTTGCAGTACTTGAATCCAGAATCCAACAAACCAGATTCTGTCTTCCCGTCTGATGGGACCAGAAATTTTCATCATGTGCCTGCTTTTGATGGGCTGCTATCAAACTCAA GGAGCAACTATCTTACTGGAAAACTGGAAACACCTGAGAACTACGAATTATACCAGCCAGCAGGTGACTACAACATTGCAG TCCTCTGCTCCTTAGGTCAACCTCCAATTTGTCCGCACATTCCTGACGTGACACCAGCTGTTAAGAAACAAAATGATCAGAGACGAGCAATTTAG
- the LOC102667232 gene encoding uncharacterized protein: MRGANLPNMSEASSYSIDIAKMRNALLSSVSSRFNCYGNDEAQFEILEGSMHMNDLIDFHINGFNMESRIFNNYSQLGQGVHTQPSQSQSLIYDYNHYPGSLFAIPSSKEISQQSLLLDKDPSQYEGVCGNARKRPFEYTDNMSLWKKVKSNSKSKITIMEPKWHQAKEVSEIIPPHKVTKIKKLHVPMMTNQKLSNKITTLQKLVSPFGKVSHHC; the protein is encoded by the exons ATGAGAG GTGCCAATTTGCCCAACATGTCAGAAGCTAGTTCTTATTCCATTGATATTGCAAAGATGAGAAATGCTCTTTTATCATCAGTTTCTTCTAGGTTTAACTGCTATG GAAATGATGAAGCTCAGTTTGAAATTTTAGAAGGCTCCATGCATATGAACGATCTAAT TGACTTCCATATCAATGGCTTCAACATGGAGTCTAGAATATTCAACAATTACAGCCAATTAGGTCAAGGAGTCCATACACAGCCAAGCCAGTCTCAGTCTCTGATTTATGACTACAATCATTACCCAG GTAGTCTCTTTGCCATCCCAAGCAGCAAAGAAATTTCTCAGCAATCATTGTTACTTGACAAAGACCCTTCTCAGTATGAAGGA GTATGTGGAAATGCAAGAAAGCGTCCATTTGAGTACACTGACAACATGTCCTTGTGGAAAAAAGTGAAAAGCAATTCCAAAAGCAAAATTACAATCATGGAACCGAAATGGCATCAAGCAAAAGAAGTTTCAGAGATAATCCCTCCGCACAAagtaactaaaattaaaaag TTGCATGTGCCTATGATGACAAATCAGAAGCTTAGCAATAAAATTACAACTCTACAAAAGTTGGTTTCACCTTTTGGCAAGGTGAGTCATCATTGCTAA
- the LOC100527354 gene encoding WUSCHEL-related homeobox 8 isoform X3: MVNAMEWQKQRCWQPNRNAEMMCVKVMTDEQLEILRKQIAVYATICEQLIEMHKNISAHQDLAGIRLGNMYCDPLLGSGGLKIASRQRWTPTAMQLQILERIFDQGIGTPTKEKIKEITNELSQHGQISETNVYNWFQNRRARSKRKQQNVAPSANAESEVETEVDSKDKKTKPDEFQAPPSVSAGPADNLGFQNHDSLQYLNPESNKPDSVFPSDGTRNFHHVPAFDGLLSNSRSNYLTGKLETPENYELYQPAVLCSLGQPPICPHIPDVTPAVKKQNDQRRAI; this comes from the exons ATGGTGAACGCGATGGAGTGGCAGAAGCAGCGTTGTTGGCAACCAAACAGAAACGCGGAAATGATGTGCGTGAAAGTGATGACCGACGAACAGCTCGAGATTCTGCGCAAACAGATTGCGGTTTACGCAACAATCTGCGAACAACTCATCGAGATGCACAAAAACATCTCTGCACACCAAGATCTCGCAG GTATTAGGCTGGGGAATATGTATTGTGATCCATTGTTGGGGTCTGGTGGTCTCAAAATAGCTTCAAGGCAGCGGTGGACTCCAACTGCTATGCAGCTTCAGATTCTGGAGCGAATATTTGATCAAGGGATTGGGACTCCCACCAAGGAAAAGATCAAGGAGATCACTAATGAGCTCAGCCAGCATGGTCAGATTTCTGAGACCAATGTGTATAATTGGTTCCAGAACAGGCGGGCTCGCTCCAAAAGAAAGCAGCAGAATGTGGCGCCTAGTGCTAATGCTGAATCAGAAGTGGAGACTGAGGTTGATTCTAAGGATAAGAAGACAAAGCCGGACGAATTTCAGGCCCCTCCTAGCGTTTCTGCTGGGCCTGCTGATAATTTAGGCTTCCAGAACCATGATAGTTTGCAGTACTTGAATCCAGAATCCAACAAACCAGATTCTGTCTTCCCGTCTGATGGGACCAGAAATTTTCATCATGTGCCTGCTTTTGATGGGCTGCTATCAAACTCAA GGAGCAACTATCTTACTGGAAAACTGGAAACACCTGAGAACTACGAATTATACCAGCCAGCAG TCCTCTGCTCCTTAGGTCAACCTCCAATTTGTCCGCACATTCCTGACGTGACACCAGCTGTTAAGAAACAAAATGATCAGAGACGAGCAATTTAG
- the LOC100527354 gene encoding WUSCHEL-related homeobox 8 isoform X4, which translates to MVNAMEWQKQRCWQPNRNAEMMCVKVMTDEQLEILRKQIAVYATICEQLIEMHKNISAHQDLAGIRLGNMYCDPLLGSGGLKIASRQRWTPTAMQLQILERIFDQGIGTPTKEKIKEITNELSQHGQISETNVYNWFQNRRARSKRKQQNVAPSANAESEVETEVDSKDKKTKPDEFQAPPSVSAGPADNLGFQNHDSLQYLNPESNKPDSVFPSDGTRNFHHVPAFDGLLSNSRSNYLTGKLETPENYELYQPAGQPPICPHIPDVTPAVKKQNDQRRAI; encoded by the exons ATGGTGAACGCGATGGAGTGGCAGAAGCAGCGTTGTTGGCAACCAAACAGAAACGCGGAAATGATGTGCGTGAAAGTGATGACCGACGAACAGCTCGAGATTCTGCGCAAACAGATTGCGGTTTACGCAACAATCTGCGAACAACTCATCGAGATGCACAAAAACATCTCTGCACACCAAGATCTCGCAG GTATTAGGCTGGGGAATATGTATTGTGATCCATTGTTGGGGTCTGGTGGTCTCAAAATAGCTTCAAGGCAGCGGTGGACTCCAACTGCTATGCAGCTTCAGATTCTGGAGCGAATATTTGATCAAGGGATTGGGACTCCCACCAAGGAAAAGATCAAGGAGATCACTAATGAGCTCAGCCAGCATGGTCAGATTTCTGAGACCAATGTGTATAATTGGTTCCAGAACAGGCGGGCTCGCTCCAAAAGAAAGCAGCAGAATGTGGCGCCTAGTGCTAATGCTGAATCAGAAGTGGAGACTGAGGTTGATTCTAAGGATAAGAAGACAAAGCCGGACGAATTTCAGGCCCCTCCTAGCGTTTCTGCTGGGCCTGCTGATAATTTAGGCTTCCAGAACCATGATAGTTTGCAGTACTTGAATCCAGAATCCAACAAACCAGATTCTGTCTTCCCGTCTGATGGGACCAGAAATTTTCATCATGTGCCTGCTTTTGATGGGCTGCTATCAAACTCAA GGAGCAACTATCTTACTGGAAAACTGGAAACACCTGAGAACTACGAATTATACCAGCCAGCAG GTCAACCTCCAATTTGTCCGCACATTCCTGACGTGACACCAGCTGTTAAGAAACAAAATGATCAGAGACGAGCAATTTAG